One Euphorbia lathyris chromosome 1, ddEupLath1.1, whole genome shotgun sequence DNA segment encodes these proteins:
- the LOC136211465 gene encoding probable carboxylesterase 17, translating into MAAISYDPRHHLQVSKANNNGVIVEEIEGLIKLYRDGRVERPPSVPNVPCSMASDNFVTAKDVVIDEFTSVWARIYAPSSPSGRLPLLVYFHGGGFCVGSAAWICYHDFLSNLAAKTSSVIMSVNYRLAPENRLPSAYDDATKAVMWLKQQASYAHGSLGDQHKWWLSRCNMSRVFLSGDSAGANIAYNVATRLGSNTRPLNLKGIILIQPFFSGETRTSSEKYMSQPANSALTLSASDAYWRLSLPVGSTRDHPYCNPLVNGVHKLQVPSVMVCISELDILKDRNLEFCTALASGGTRVERVIYKGVGHAFQILHNSNFSQIRIQEMMSHIRAFINQ; encoded by the coding sequence ATGGCTGCCATATCCTATGATCCTAGGCATCATCTTCAAGTAAGCAAAGCCAACAATAAtggagtcatagttgaagagaTTGAAGGTCTTATTAAACTTTATAGAGACGGCCGTGTAGAAAGGCCTCCAAGTGTCCCTAATGTTCCTTGTTCTATGGCTTCAGACAATTTTGTGACAGCAAAAGATGTCGTTATCGACGAATTTACTAGCGTATGGGCACGTATTTATGCCCCTAGCTCTCCCTCTGGCAGGCTGCCTTTGCTTGTTTACTTCCACGGAGGCGGATTCTGTGTTGGCTCTGCAGCTTGGATATGTTACCATGACTTCTTATCCAATCTTGCTGCTAAAACATCTTCTGTTATCATGTCTGTCAACTACCGATTAGCCCCCGAAAATCGCCTCCCTTCTGCTTATGATGATGCCACCAAAGCTGTTATGTGGCTGAAACAGCAGGCTAGTTATGCCCACGGCTCACTAGGTGATCAGCATAAATGGTGGTTAAGCCGTTGTAATATGTCGAGAGTTTTCTTATCAGGTGATAGTGCTGGTGCTAACATAGCTTACAATGTGGCGACAAGGCTTGGATCGAATACCCGACCTTTGAATCTGAAAGGTATCATCTTGATCCAGCCCTTTTTCAGCGGGGAGACTCGAACTTCGTCGGAGAAATATATGAGTCAACCTGCCAATTCAGCCCTAACCCTATCGGCTTCTGATGCTTATTGGCGATTATCGTTACCGGTAGGGAGTACCCGTGATCATCCTTACTGTAATCCTCTCGTAAATGGTGTGCATAAACTGCAGGTTCCATCTGTAATGGTTTGCATATCGGAGTTGGATATACTTAAGGATAGGAACCTGGAATTTTGTACTGCCTTAGCCTCTGGTGGGACTAGAGTGGAAAGGGTGATTTACAAAGGAGTAGGACATGCTTTTCAAATTCTGCATAACTCTAATTTCTCTCAAATTCGGATTCAAGAAATGATGTCTCATATTAGGGCTTTCATCAAtcaataa